One region of uncultured Methanolobus sp. genomic DNA includes:
- a CDS encoding BatD family protein: MISPVVAYTLDDIEWSDSVDKSGTLKWGATFTLDDYTIKAEDFNEDGYVSIGIYRDGVLEKKSPSRAGEGFEFRDTEHGDDLRIFVKKVTLNLDEWTGNMDNPTAVIEVYERGIPEMDIVIDTESDEYDPRSATYRSIIATIDIDNEGDAEAEDLTVDIDTDGMEFIDGKKSYHYTAVEEDEVLDQIEIELEIPEYWDETDVDITVTTKSEDINGEIHEDSETKTITIDPVVELIVTKTVTEEVYMDETAHVSVSIWNNGIYGQSSVMLNNPKTSDLEVQDNVETEVTLSIDSKETKGKILEYTLKPTKTGTFTIPAATATFTDPNGKTHTFKSDTTKIKIDGPDIVLTKTVSPESVSAGDEVTVKVTVKNQGTKDASVTTTETMPEDATYVSGDLSFHDVAVHGKSYTYSYKIKVESTEDIKVPETTATFIDFEEYKGERVSNMPVITVVDPSEVADSSSPSSSTTDPSGTGQQSSSDDNSDDYSPQEDDNRVEPGFEASFMVLALFAVYFVSKRKDRS, encoded by the coding sequence ATGATCTCGCCTGTAGTGGCGTATACGCTTGATGATATAGAATGGAGTGATAGTGTTGACAAGAGCGGTACGCTTAAATGGGGCGCTACTTTTACTTTAGATGATTACACGATAAAAGCCGAGGACTTCAATGAGGATGGTTACGTCAGTATAGGTATATACCGTGATGGCGTGCTTGAGAAGAAATCTCCATCACGTGCCGGTGAAGGATTTGAGTTCCGGGATACGGAACATGGAGACGACCTTCGTATATTTGTTAAAAAGGTAACCCTGAATCTCGATGAATGGACCGGTAATATGGATAATCCGACTGCCGTCATTGAAGTTTATGAGCGCGGTATTCCTGAAATGGACATAGTCATAGATACCGAATCGGATGAATATGATCCGCGCAGTGCAACATATCGTTCGATTATTGCAACCATAGATATAGACAACGAAGGTGATGCAGAGGCTGAGGACCTTACAGTGGATATCGACACGGATGGTATGGAGTTCATTGATGGTAAGAAGTCATATCATTATACGGCAGTAGAAGAGGACGAGGTACTTGATCAAATAGAGATCGAACTTGAGATTCCTGAATACTGGGATGAGACAGATGTTGATATCACAGTTACTACGAAATCAGAGGACATCAACGGTGAAATCCATGAAGATTCTGAAACAAAGACGATTACAATAGATCCGGTTGTGGAATTGATTGTCACAAAAACAGTAACGGAAGAAGTCTACATGGATGAAACTGCACATGTTTCGGTGAGTATATGGAACAATGGTATATACGGTCAGAGTTCCGTGATGCTTAACAATCCAAAAACAAGCGACCTGGAAGTTCAGGACAATGTTGAGACTGAAGTTACTTTATCTATTGATTCCAAAGAAACAAAAGGAAAAATACTGGAATATACTTTAAAACCAACAAAAACCGGAACATTTACCATCCCCGCGGCAACTGCAACGTTCACAGATCCGAACGGTAAAACTCATACTTTTAAGTCCGATACGACAAAAATTAAAATCGACGGACCAGATATCGTACTTACCAAAACGGTAAGTCCGGAATCAGTGAGCGCCGGGGATGAAGTTACTGTAAAAGTAACTGTGAAAAATCAGGGAACCAAGGATGCCAGTGTGACAACAACGGAAACAATGCCTGAGGATGCAACTTATGTAAGCGGGGACCTTAGTTTCCATGATGTTGCAGTACATGGGAAAAGCTACACTTATTCATATAAGATAAAAGTCGAAAGCACAGAAGACATTAAAGTTCCGGAGACAACTGCAACGTTCATTGATTTTGAAGAATACAAAGGTGAAAGGGTATCCAATATGCCTGTTATCACAGTCGTTGATCCGTCGGAAGTAGCGGATTCAAGTTCTCCTTCTTCTTCCACAACAGATCCATCAGGCACGGGTCAGCAAAGCAGTTCAGATGATAACAGTGATGATTATAGCCCTCAGGAAGATGATAACAGGGTTGAACCGGGATTTGAAGCCAGTTTTATGGTACTTGCACTGTTTGCAGTTTATTTTGTATCAAAACGTAAAGACAGGTCATGA
- a CDS encoding ATPase domain-containing protein has protein sequence MRIKTGIEGFDELVQGGLLSDRVYLVSGPPGSGKTTFCVQYLAYGAALGETGLYVTLLESPQNIIDDMSNYSMNVLTLIKMKKLLFADLGPRMEYGFMDEMSEYITPDYEVSTSAGEHEAPSPAMVFREIAAYVSEYDIKRLVIDSVSAIRFTTRDMSLQEKEMSRFIRNLKKLGCTTILISEMTDPSAYSTEQFAAHGVVFMHNFLYDKTMTRAMQIIKMRGTKHDCNMRAVNFGDKGLVIADLLE, from the coding sequence ATGAGGATAAAGACAGGCATAGAAGGTTTTGATGAGCTGGTGCAGGGTGGCCTGCTTTCAGATCGTGTATATCTGGTGAGCGGTCCACCAGGCAGTGGAAAGACGACTTTTTGCGTGCAGTACCTGGCGTACGGTGCAGCTCTCGGTGAAACAGGGCTTTATGTAACCTTACTGGAAAGTCCGCAGAATATTATCGACGACATGTCCAATTACTCCATGAATGTACTTACTCTGATCAAGATGAAAAAACTGCTTTTTGCAGATCTTGGTCCGAGGATGGAATACGGTTTCATGGATGAGATGAGCGAGTATATCACTCCTGATTACGAAGTCTCAACATCGGCAGGAGAACATGAAGCTCCTTCGCCTGCAATGGTATTCAGGGAAATAGCAGCTTATGTTTCCGAATATGACATAAAGAGACTTGTCATAGATTCTGTTTCTGCAATAAGATTCACCACAAGGGACATGTCGTTGCAGGAAAAAGAAATGAGCCGTTTCATCAGGAACCTTAAGAAACTTGGCTGTACGACTATACTCATATCCGAGATGACCGACCCGAGTGCTTACTCCACAGAGCAGTTTGCTGCACACGGAGTAGTATTCATGCACAACTTCCTTTACGACAAAACAATGACCCGTGCAATGCAGATTATTAAAATGCGTGGTACTAAACATGATTGTAACATGCGTGCGGTAAATTTCGGTGACAAGGGACTTGTGATAGCTGATCTTCTCGAATGA
- a CDS encoding Nif3-like dinuclear metal center hexameric protein, whose translation MQLKDVISVLEDIAPPELAEDFDVGRIGLNLDLQNEIKKVAVALDPTEYVLNRAAMIGADLLVTHHTMIFHAVHCINKELADSLKIALDNGISMYSMHTNFDKANGGINDALANRLGLSDIQETPIGRIGSITPCSVETFVNHVSRSLGTHVQFTGNVNEIRKVMVFGGSGFRSEYIDTARSYGADAYVSSELKHDIIRSYNDMLLVDATHYATENPGMQDLCPVLAERLGIDVEFIDHDPLIKAI comes from the coding sequence ATGCAACTAAAAGATGTTATCAGTGTGTTGGAAGATATTGCCCCGCCTGAGCTGGCGGAAGATTTCGATGTTGGAAGGATCGGCCTGAATCTTGACCTGCAGAATGAAATTAAAAAAGTGGCAGTGGCGCTTGACCCCACAGAATATGTGCTTAACAGAGCCGCCATGATAGGAGCGGATTTGCTTGTTACGCATCATACTATGATATTCCATGCAGTTCATTGTATCAATAAAGAACTTGCCGACAGCCTGAAAATTGCACTGGATAATGGAATTTCAATGTACTCCATGCACACTAACTTCGATAAAGCAAATGGTGGTATCAATGATGCATTGGCAAACAGGCTTGGACTTTCAGACATACAGGAAACTCCAATAGGACGGATCGGAAGCATTACTCCGTGTTCCGTGGAAACTTTTGTGAACCACGTATCCAGGAGTCTTGGAACACATGTGCAGTTCACAGGGAATGTGAATGAGATCAGAAAAGTAATGGTATTCGGAGGAAGTGGTTTCAGGTCAGAGTACATTGATACAGCAAGAAGCTATGGTGCCGATGCTTATGTCTCATCTGAGCTGAAGCATGACATAATCCGTTCTTATAATGATATGCTACTTGTAGACGCAACACATTACGCTACCGAAAATCCGGGAATGCAGGATTTATGTCCGGTGCTTGCCGAGAGACTTGGAATTGATGTGGAATTCATAGATCATGATCCACTGATAAAGGCGATCTGA
- a CDS encoding tRNA (cytidine(56)-2'-O)-methyltransferase encodes MPEKIVILRLGHRPQRDKRITTHVGLTARAFGAEGMLLASDDKKLSDNIADVSNRFGGDFYVVNDVSWKAEIRKWKDDGGKVCHLSMYGINLPDAVPGIKKCENLMIVVGAEKVPFEIYEMADWNVAVGNQPHSEVAAVAVTLDRIAGTDPLRTEFEGGELTIVPEKCGKKVIDRRE; translated from the coding sequence ATGCCTGAAAAAATAGTAATATTAAGGCTTGGCCACCGTCCTCAGCGGGATAAGAGGATAACAACTCATGTTGGTCTTACAGCACGTGCCTTCGGTGCAGAGGGTATGCTCCTGGCATCAGATGACAAAAAACTTTCAGACAACATTGCTGATGTTTCTAACCGTTTTGGTGGTGATTTCTATGTTGTCAACGATGTGAGCTGGAAGGCTGAGATCAGGAAATGGAAAGACGATGGTGGCAAAGTATGCCATCTGTCAATGTATGGAATTAACCTTCCTGACGCAGTTCCTGGGATAAAGAAATGTGAAAATCTCATGATAGTAGTGGGTGCTGAAAAAGTCCCGTTCGAGATTTATGAGATGGCCGACTGGAATGTTGCAGTCGGAAACCAGCCACATTCAGAAGTTGCTGCTGTGGCGGTTACTTTAGATCGTATAGCAGGAACCGATCCTCTGAGGACAGAGTTTGAGGGTGGGGAATTGACAATAGTTCCTGAGAAATGCGGAAAAAAAGTGATAGACAGGAGAGAATAA
- a CDS encoding AMP phosphorylase: MQLKVQPIDIKVGKYKVVLNTIDAREMGVNEGDRVRIKDHRVLTAIVDFTEDMIAPGMIGLYHEVYAQLQKEWTESVEVEPADKPKSARIIRKVMDGKRLERDEIYELVKDIVEENLNDIELAAFLTATYIKDLSEDETEWLTKAMIDTGERIEFATTPIMDKHSIGGVPGNKISLLIVPIVAANGLLIPKTSSRAITGAGGTADLMEILAPVEFTAQQIKEMTEKVGGVIVWGGATNIAPADDKLIRIEYPLSIDPHCQLLASIMAKKGAVGAQKVVMDIPTGAGTKIPDVKTGRKLARDLINLGDRLGMDVDCALTYGASPVGRTIGPALEVIEALKVLETMEGPNSLIEKSAVLAGMLLEMGGVAAKGQGHDLAIETLKNGKAFAKLKEIIEIQGGDPTVTYRDIKVGQYTAELKAPTNGYVLEFHNKRIVQIARLAGAPNDKGAGVRIHKKRGEAVEAGQPVLTIYAEKEDKLADAIKNAREDIPIVVEGMLLEKVADVTEL; the protein is encoded by the coding sequence ATGCAGCTAAAAGTTCAACCTATTGACATAAAGGTCGGCAAATACAAGGTAGTACTGAATACCATTGATGCCAGAGAAATGGGAGTAAATGAAGGTGACAGGGTAAGGATCAAAGATCACAGGGTTCTTACAGCCATTGTAGACTTTACAGAGGATATGATAGCTCCTGGAATGATAGGTCTGTATCATGAAGTTTATGCACAACTTCAGAAAGAGTGGACTGAGTCTGTTGAAGTCGAACCCGCTGATAAGCCAAAATCCGCACGTATAATCAGAAAGGTTATGGATGGTAAAAGACTTGAAAGGGACGAGATCTACGAGCTTGTAAAGGATATTGTTGAAGAGAACCTGAATGATATTGAACTGGCTGCTTTCCTCACTGCTACTTATATTAAAGACCTGAGCGAGGATGAGACCGAATGGCTCACCAAGGCAATGATCGATACCGGTGAACGTATAGAGTTTGCCACCACGCCTATCATGGACAAGCACTCCATTGGCGGTGTTCCCGGAAACAAGATATCTCTTCTTATAGTTCCTATTGTTGCAGCCAATGGTTTGCTTATTCCTAAAACAAGTTCCCGTGCAATAACAGGTGCAGGTGGAACCGCAGATCTCATGGAGATTCTGGCCCCTGTGGAATTCACAGCCCAGCAGATCAAGGAAATGACTGAAAAGGTCGGCGGTGTGATCGTATGGGGAGGCGCAACTAATATTGCACCAGCAGATGACAAGCTTATCAGGATTGAGTATCCGCTTTCAATTGATCCTCATTGCCAGCTCCTGGCTTCCATCATGGCTAAGAAGGGTGCAGTAGGGGCACAGAAAGTTGTAATGGATATTCCTACCGGTGCAGGTACAAAGATACCTGATGTAAAGACCGGAAGGAAACTTGCAAGGGACCTTATCAATCTTGGAGACCGTCTTGGTATGGATGTCGATTGTGCACTGACATACGGTGCTTCTCCTGTCGGAAGGACAATCGGTCCTGCACTTGAGGTTATTGAAGCACTGAAAGTCCTTGAAACAATGGAAGGTCCGAACAGCCTTATTGAAAAGAGTGCAGTGCTTGCAGGTATGCTCCTTGAGATGGGCGGAGTTGCTGCAAAAGGTCAGGGCCATGATCTTGCAATAGAAACTTTGAAGAATGGTAAAGCATTTGCAAAATTGAAAGAGATAATTGAGATACAGGGCGGAGACCCGACTGTAACTTACAGGGATATAAAAGTAGGCCAGTATACCGCAGAACTGAAAGCTCCTACAAATGGTTATGTCCTTGAATTCCATAACAAGCGTATTGTGCAGATTGCAAGGCTTGCAGGTGCTCCCAATGACAAAGGAGCAGGTGTAAGAATACACAAGAAACGCGGTGAGGCAGTGGAAGCAGGTCAGCCTGTGCTTACGATCTATGCTGAAAAGGAAGACAAGCTGGCAGATGCCATCAAAAATGCAAGGGAAGACATTCCAATTGTTGTAGAAGGCATGCTTCTTGAGAAAGTTGCTGATGTAACAGAACTCTGA
- a CDS encoding nucleoside deaminase, translating into MDNFMQTAIDEAREGMEHNHGGPFGAIIVKDGKIISSAHNKVLVSNDPTAHAEVLAIRQASEILEKFDLSDCEIYTSSQPCPMCLAAIYWARIKKVHFGTNKEDVAAIGFDDSLFYKFIRGEEDENALEMLNVDRKECLKLLREWDEKIDKRMY; encoded by the coding sequence ATGGACAATTTCATGCAGACTGCAATAGATGAGGCACGTGAGGGAATGGAACATAACCATGGAGGACCTTTCGGTGCGATAATCGTAAAAGACGGGAAAATAATATCAAGCGCCCACAATAAGGTCTTAGTTAGCAATGACCCGACAGCCCATGCTGAAGTGCTGGCAATCCGCCAGGCATCTGAAATACTGGAGAAATTCGACCTTTCTGACTGTGAGATCTATACAAGCTCCCAGCCCTGTCCCATGTGCCTTGCAGCGATCTACTGGGCACGAATAAAAAAGGTGCATTTTGGAACTAACAAGGAAGATGTTGCTGCAATAGGTTTTGACGACAGCCTTTTCTACAAATTTATCAGGGGAGAAGAGGATGAGAATGCACTGGAAATGCTCAATGTTGACAGAAAAGAGTGTCTTAAGCTTCTCAGGGAATGGGATGAAAAAATCGATAAAAGAATGTATTAG
- a CDS encoding mechanosensitive ion channel domain-containing protein, whose translation MDINQLIPGIISLLVTLSLILIFNFLFHKKNLFSRERIIQQIIYISILAIGLLLTIFTLPINVEDKNLVLTFVSIIIGAIITFSSTTFVANAMAGIMLRLINPFRVGDFIKTDGTFGRVTEIYFLHTQVQSIDRDLITIPNLTLVSKPLKTIRSSGTIITTSVSLGYNIPRKDIEKNLLQAAEITGLENPFVHVEKLGDFSISYKVGGLLKDIDRIITTRSDFKKNVIDKLHNSGIEIVSPTYMNQRVFSEDYVCMPPKEDTRRGPKEKEPEVRTEEIIFDKAIMAQMLDRIYTLADNFSARRKDMENKIKEIPDVEKRERLKEQIGMLAKMEENANQEIQALKDLPDITSMPDDKDDEYIEKLVSAEKDITLLDNRHENLEKKIFKAIEQE comes from the coding sequence GTGGACATAAATCAATTAATCCCGGGAATAATATCATTACTGGTAACCCTCTCACTAATACTTATTTTTAATTTCCTGTTTCATAAAAAGAACCTCTTCTCCAGGGAAAGGATAATCCAGCAAATAATCTACATATCAATACTGGCAATCGGACTTTTACTTACGATATTTACATTGCCAATTAATGTTGAAGATAAGAACCTTGTCCTGACCTTTGTGAGTATTATTATCGGTGCAATAATCACATTCTCTTCCACCACATTTGTAGCAAATGCAATGGCAGGCATCATGCTCCGCCTGATAAATCCTTTCAGGGTAGGGGATTTTATCAAAACTGACGGAACCTTTGGCAGGGTTACTGAAATTTACTTCCTGCACACACAGGTTCAGTCTATAGACCGTGATCTGATTACAATACCTAATCTTACTCTTGTTTCCAAGCCCCTGAAAACCATAAGGTCATCAGGTACTATTATCACTACAAGTGTTTCACTGGGATACAACATACCCAGAAAGGATATAGAGAAGAATCTACTTCAGGCTGCTGAAATCACAGGACTGGAAAATCCTTTTGTGCATGTTGAAAAACTGGGAGACTTCTCAATAAGTTACAAAGTCGGTGGGCTTTTGAAGGATATTGACAGAATTATCACTACAAGATCCGATTTTAAGAAAAACGTAATTGACAAACTTCATAATTCCGGAATAGAGATAGTCTCACCCACTTATATGAACCAGAGAGTTTTCAGCGAAGATTATGTGTGCATGCCACCAAAGGAAGATACCAGAAGGGGTCCAAAAGAAAAAGAACCTGAAGTCCGGACTGAAGAGATCATCTTCGATAAAGCTATAATGGCACAGATGCTTGACAGGATTTATACACTAGCAGATAATTTCTCTGCCCGCCGAAAGGACATGGAAAACAAGATAAAGGAAATTCCTGACGTGGAAAAAAGGGAAAGGTTAAAAGAGCAGATCGGAATGCTTGCTAAAATGGAAGAAAACGCCAATCAGGAAATACAGGCACTTAAAGACCTGCCTGACATAACATCCATGCCCGATGATAAAGATGATGAATATATTGAAAAACTTGTCAGTGCTGAGAAGGACATAACTCTTCTGGATAACAGACATGAAAACCTTGAAAAGAAAATATTTAAAGCTATTGAACAAGAATGA
- the pheA gene encoding prephenate dehydratase produces MRIGVLGLKGSYSEQAAMQWIAKNIPEEDNSLEHCSDIQDVFTLLENEKCDIGIVPLENSIEGSVGVTLDLLLEKDVNIIGESIVTIEHCLLSRGKKEDIKVILSHPQALGQCRNFLKKTFPLAELRTTGSTSHAAKLATEFEEMAAIASPETADVYKLDILMPDIQDRKHNHTRFVIITRSEIAENLVKSLRQADPCSSYKTSIIVYLDRDRPGALYSILGEFAKNNINLTRIESRPSKKVLGDYVFYIDFKGNISDAIIKDAIYNIESSVGMLKMLGSYPELDSTCESN; encoded by the coding sequence ATGAGAATTGGAGTACTCGGGCTTAAAGGTTCATATTCAGAACAGGCTGCAATGCAGTGGATTGCCAAAAATATACCGGAAGAAGATAATAGTCTGGAGCATTGCTCTGATATCCAGGATGTTTTTACCCTGCTGGAAAACGAAAAATGCGATATTGGCATAGTACCTCTGGAAAATTCAATCGAAGGATCTGTTGGTGTTACTCTTGACCTGCTCCTGGAAAAAGATGTTAACATCATTGGTGAATCCATTGTAACAATAGAACATTGCCTTCTTTCAAGAGGAAAGAAAGAAGATATAAAAGTGATACTCTCACATCCGCAGGCTCTGGGACAATGTCGCAACTTCCTGAAAAAGACTTTCCCTCTTGCAGAACTGAGAACAACAGGGAGCACATCCCATGCTGCAAAGCTTGCAACGGAATTTGAGGAAATGGCTGCCATAGCGTCCCCGGAAACAGCCGATGTCTATAAACTGGATATTCTCATGCCTGATATCCAGGACAGAAAACACAATCATACGCGTTTTGTTATTATTACCAGATCAGAGATTGCAGAAAACCTGGTCAAATCCCTGAGACAGGCAGATCCATGTAGTTCTTACAAAACATCAATAATAGTTTATCTTGACCGTGACAGACCCGGTGCGCTTTATTCCATACTGGGAGAATTTGCAAAGAACAATATCAATCTCACAAGGATCGAGTCAAGACCATCAAAGAAAGTACTGGGAGATTACGTATTCTACATTGACTTTAAAGGTAACATAAGCGATGCTATTATAAAAGATGCAATATATAACATTGAGTCGAGCGTAGGGATGTTGAAAATGCTTGGTTCGTATCCGGAATTAGATTCCACTTGCGAATCAAACTAG